Sequence from the Sulfuricurvum sp. IAE1 genome:
TCAAGGGGCCTGAAATCGACACCACCTACCGGATGATCGACCTCTCGATACGTTCCCGGGGGGAGTCCTCCGCCATGGTTCCCGCCGAATGGCTCCGCCTTAGCGCCGTTTCGCTCGATAAACTGCGCATTAGCGAAAAACATAATTTCGCGGTGATCGAAGACAAACTCCATACCCGCATCTTCGAAGCGCGCGAGTATCTCGTCATCGTCATCGCCCTCCTCTCTCTGACCATCGGACTGATCTTGTGGATGGGATACCGGATCGCCGACAATATCCGCAAAAACTTCAAGCTTCTCGACGAATACAAAAACGCCGTCGACCGCAGCAGCATTGTTTCCAAAACCGATAAAAAGGGGCGGATCACCTACGCCAACGAAAAGTTTTGCGCCATTTCGGGGTTCAGCCATGACGAACTGATCGGAAAGCCCCACAGCATGGTCCGGCATAAGGACATGCCCAAGCAGACCTTCAAGGATATGTGGGCGACCATCATAAAAGGAGACCCCTGGCACGGCGTCGTGAAAAACCGGACCAAGGAAGGGTCGTATTACTGGGTAGACGCAACGATCAATCCGATCCTTGACCACAAAGGGAACATTGAAGAGTTCATCGCGATCCGCAGCGATATCACCGAAACGATCCGGCTGCACGAAGAACTCGAACAGACCCAGCAGGAGATGATCTCCCGAATCGGGGAGATCGGCGAAACCCGCAGCCGTGAAACCGGCTACCACGTACGGCGGGTTGCCGAATATTCCCGTCTTCTCGCACAGAAATACGGTCTAAATGAAGAAGAAACGACCGTACTGGCCAATGCCAGCCCGATGCACGACATCGGCAAAGTGGGTATTCCCGATCATATCCTCAACAAACCCGGCCCGCTGACATCCGAGGAATGGGAGGTCATGCGCACCCACTGCCGCATCGGCTACGATCTCTTCCGCGATTCGTCCAAACCGCTCCTCAAAGCGGCCTCGATCATCGCCTTCGAACACCATGAAAAATACGACGGTTCGGGATACCCGAGGGGACTCAAAGGGGAAGAAATCCATATTTTCGGTCGGATTACCGCCGTTGCCGACGTTTTCGACGCTCTGGGGAGCGACCGATGCTACAAAAAAGCGTGGGAACTCGACGATATTCTCGCCCTGCTCAAAACCCAGCGCGGGACCCATTTCGATCCGACGCTGATCGATATCTTTTTCGACCATCTGGACGAATTCCTGGCGATCCGGGACGCCTACACCGAAAAAAGCCATTATTCGCCGGCGGAAGCAGAATCATAATTAAGTCATATTTTTATAAAAAGTATATATTATACAAATCAAAACGCTGCTCCTGACGGGCAGCCTGAAGATTTAATTTCAAGACGTGAGAGCATCCATGAAAAACGT
This genomic interval carries:
- a CDS encoding HD domain-containing phosphohydrolase yields the protein MPSISIINRLRLLLSVPMFLIVLASLAYGYYLFNQMNTLQTLHKRVDQIKYVAVLIHELQSERSLSTAALTRNSADTEPALLLQRDKVNLALRNLRGISDSETTAFKSSCATFDTLERHRRHVDKGSVRPIDSFDYYTRLISQMRSDYLAIVLTVSDVSLRNDFQAYTNLMAIKETLSQMQSLLNTSFSQKRMGHELYVRLILSKGEHDTAAGRFETLASKRFRTMYRETFKGPEIDTTYRMIDLSIRSRGESSAMVPAEWLRLSAVSLDKLRISEKHNFAVIEDKLHTRIFEAREYLVIVIALLSLTIGLILWMGYRIADNIRKNFKLLDEYKNAVDRSSIVSKTDKKGRITYANEKFCAISGFSHDELIGKPHSMVRHKDMPKQTFKDMWATIIKGDPWHGVVKNRTKEGSYYWVDATINPILDHKGNIEEFIAIRSDITETIRLHEELEQTQQEMISRIGEIGETRSRETGYHVRRVAEYSRLLAQKYGLNEEETTVLANASPMHDIGKVGIPDHILNKPGPLTSEEWEVMRTHCRIGYDLFRDSSKPLLKAASIIAFEHHEKYDGSGYPRGLKGEEIHIFGRITAVADVFDALGSDRCYKKAWELDDILALLKTQRGTHFDPTLIDIFFDHLDEFLAIRDAYTEKSHYSPAEAES